From the bacterium genome, one window contains:
- the typA gene encoding translational GTPase TypA, protein MTDQSRRTDIRNVAIIAHVDHGKTTLVDALLHQSGIFRSNQQVAERVMDSNELERERGITILAKNTAIDYHGVTINIVDTPGHADFGGEVERTLAMVDGVMLLVDASEGPLPQTRFVLQKALGLGLTPLVCINKIDRPDARIAEVVDEVYGLFIDLDATEEQLEFPIVYTNARAGTATRDLAQESADLRPLFDLILDALPGPLVDPAQPTQFQCNNLDYNEYVGRLAIGRLKHGALDSGGQYVLCTPAGGQRPVKITQLYGWRGLKRVETARVTAGDIVAVAGIEEINIGDTIADKDHPRALPGIRIDEPTIAMIFGANTSPWSGREGEYVTSRKLRERLVFEKRRNVSIRVEDTDSPDQLTVTGRGELQLAILIETMRREGYEMQVSKPQVVTRQNEGVLHEPVELLHVDVPEDYIGVVSQLLAVRKGKMTKMTHAGSGRVRLEFAVPSRGLIGFRSRFLTETRGTGIMNALFNGWAPWHGDIQARTNGAMVADREGVATPYAVFHMQERGTLFIPPGTRVYEGMVIGEYSRDVDLNVNIVREKKLTNIRAAGRDENVVITPHRQMGLEAAIEWIGDDELVEVTPQSIRIRKRILAQSFRK, encoded by the coding sequence ATGACCGACCAGAGCCGCCGCACCGACATCCGCAACGTCGCCATCATCGCCCACGTCGATCACGGCAAGACGACGCTGGTCGACGCGCTGCTGCACCAGAGCGGCATCTTCCGCTCCAACCAACAGGTGGCGGAGCGGGTGATGGACTCGAACGAGCTCGAGCGCGAGCGCGGCATCACCATTCTCGCCAAGAACACCGCCATCGACTATCACGGCGTCACCATCAACATCGTCGACACCCCGGGCCACGCCGACTTCGGCGGCGAGGTGGAGCGCACGCTGGCGATGGTGGACGGCGTCATGCTGCTGGTCGACGCCTCCGAGGGCCCCTTGCCGCAGACGCGCTTCGTGCTGCAGAAGGCGCTCGGCCTCGGGCTCACCCCGCTGGTCTGCATCAACAAGATCGACCGTCCCGATGCCCGCATCGCCGAGGTGGTCGACGAGGTGTACGGGCTCTTCATCGACCTCGACGCCACCGAGGAGCAGCTCGAGTTCCCGATCGTCTACACCAACGCCCGCGCCGGCACGGCCACCCGCGACCTGGCGCAGGAGTCCGCCGACCTGCGGCCGCTCTTCGATCTCATCCTCGACGCCCTCCCCGGCCCGCTCGTCGATCCGGCGCAGCCGACGCAGTTCCAGTGCAACAACCTCGACTACAACGAGTACGTCGGCCGCCTGGCGATCGGCCGCCTCAAGCACGGCGCCCTCGACAGCGGCGGCCAGTACGTGCTGTGCACGCCGGCCGGCGGCCAGCGGCCGGTGAAGATCACCCAGCTCTACGGCTGGCGGGGTCTCAAGCGGGTCGAGACGGCGCGCGTCACGGCCGGCGACATCGTCGCGGTCGCCGGCATCGAGGAGATCAACATCGGCGACACCATCGCCGACAAGGACCACCCGCGCGCCCTGCCCGGCATCCGCATCGACGAGCCGACGATCGCCATGATCTTCGGCGCCAACACCTCGCCGTGGTCGGGACGCGAGGGCGAGTACGTCACCTCGCGCAAGCTGCGCGAACGCCTGGTGTTCGAGAAGCGGCGCAACGTCAGCATCCGGGTCGAGGACACCGACTCGCCCGACCAGCTCACGGTCACCGGCCGCGGCGAGCTGCAACTGGCGATCCTCATCGAGACCATGCGCCGCGAGGGCTACGAGATGCAGGTCTCGAAGCCGCAGGTGGTGACGCGCCAGAACGAGGGCGTCCTGCACGAACCGGTCGAGCTGCTGCACGTCGACGTGCCGGAGGACTACATCGGCGTCGTCTCGCAGCTCCTGGCGGTGCGCAAGGGCAAGATGACCAAGATGACGCACGCCGGCTCGGGGCGCGTGCGCCTGGAGTTCGCGGTGCCGTCGCGCGGCCTGATCGGCTTCCGCTCCCGCTTCCTCACCGAGACCCGCGGCACCGGCATCATGAACGCGCTCTTCAACGGCTGGGCGCCGTGGCACGGCGACATCCAGGCGCGCACCAACGGCGCCATGGTGGCCGACCGCGAGGGCGTCGCGACGCCCTACGCCGTCTTCCACATGCAGGAGCGCGGCACCCTGTTCATCCCGCCCGGCACGCGCGTCTACGAGGGCATGGTGATCGGCGAGTACTCGCGCGACGTCGACCTCAACGTGAACATCGTCCGGGAGAAGAAACTCACCAACATCCGCGCCGCCGGCCGCGACGAGAACGTGGTCATCACCCCGCACCGCCAGATGGGCCTCGAGGCCGCGATCGAATGGATCGGGGACGACGAGCTCGTCGAGGTGACCCCGCAGTCGATCCGCATTCGCAAGCGCATCCTCGCCCAGTCGTTTCGCAAATGA
- the tal gene encoding transaldolase, translated as MTPTQQLHALGQSLWLDNITRGLLTSGTLKRYIDELSVTGLTSNPTIFDQAIKKSSFYDDAIRARAAAPLSDEALFFELAIEDLTQAADLFRPEHERTDGVDGFVSLEVSPTLAYDTANTIAAAVDLHARAKRPNLYIKIPGTPEGLPAIEEAIFQGVPINVTLLFSREHYQAAADAYLKGIERRLAAGKSPRVQSVASVFISRWDKAVLGKTPESLRARLGIAIAQRTYKAYRDLLASPRWRTLAAAGARPQRLLLASTGTKDPQAPDTLYIGALAAPDTVNTMPEETLHAFADHGRVEGVMPVDGGTCEQTLAEFTRAGVDLDALAARLQKEGAEAFVTSWHELIACIAGKRAALRQAS; from the coding sequence ATGACGCCGACCCAACAACTGCACGCGCTCGGTCAGAGCCTGTGGCTCGACAACATCACCCGCGGCCTGCTCACCAGCGGGACGCTGAAGCGCTACATCGACGAGCTGTCGGTGACCGGGCTGACCTCCAACCCGACGATCTTCGACCAGGCGATCAAGAAATCGTCGTTCTACGACGACGCCATCCGCGCCAGGGCGGCCGCCCCCCTCAGCGACGAAGCGTTGTTCTTCGAGCTCGCCATCGAGGACCTGACCCAGGCGGCGGATCTCTTCCGCCCCGAGCACGAGCGCACCGACGGCGTCGACGGCTTCGTCTCGCTGGAGGTCTCGCCGACCCTCGCCTACGACACCGCCAACACCATCGCCGCCGCGGTCGACCTGCACGCCCGCGCCAAACGCCCCAACCTCTACATCAAGATCCCCGGCACCCCCGAGGGCCTGCCGGCGATCGAGGAAGCCATCTTCCAGGGCGTGCCGATCAACGTCACCCTGCTGTTCTCGCGCGAGCACTACCAGGCCGCCGCCGATGCCTACCTGAAGGGCATCGAGCGCCGCCTGGCCGCCGGCAAGAGCCCGCGCGTCCAGTCGGTGGCGTCGGTGTTCATCAGCCGCTGGGACAAAGCGGTGTTGGGCAAGACGCCGGAGTCGCTGCGCGCCCGCCTCGGCATCGCCATCGCGCAGCGGACCTACAAGGCGTACCGCGATCTGCTCGCCTCGCCGCGCTGGCGGACGCTGGCCGCCGCCGGCGCGCGCCCGCAGCGGTTGCTGCTCGCCAGCACCGGCACCAAGGACCCGCAGGCGCCGGACACGCTGTACATCGGCGCCCTCGCCGCCCCCGACACGGTCAACACCATGCCGGAGGAGACGCTGCACGCCTTCGCCGACCACGGCAGGGTCGAGGGCGTGATGCCGGTCGACGGCGGGACCTGCGAGCAGACGCTGGCCGAGTTCACCCGCGCCGGGGTCGACCTCGACGCGCTCGCCGCGCGGCTGCAGAAGGAGGGCGCCGAGGCGTTCGTCACCTCCTGGCACGAGCTGATCGCCTGCATCGCCGGCAAGCGCGCGGCGCTGCGCCAGGCGAGCTGA
- the pgm gene encoding phosphoglucomutase (alpha-D-glucose-1,6-bisphosphate-dependent): MPNHPRAGTPALAGDLVDVPKLITAYYADRPDPAVATQRVAFGTSGHRGSSFDRSFNEWHIAAITQAICQYRAAQRITGPLFLGLDTHALSVPAAATALEVLAANEVEVRIARDDEYTPTPVISHAVLTHNRGRSSGLADGIVVTPSHNPPDGGGFKYDPPNGGPADTTLTRWIEETANQLLANGLSGVRRVPLERARRAATTREHDYVDAYVSDLGAVLDLDAVRRSGIRLGVDPLGGAGTHYWARIADRYRLDLTVTNDAIDPTFRFMTLDWDEKIRMDPSSPYVMARLIDLKDRFDIAFACDTDHDRHGIVTRGVGLLPPNNYLAVCIDYLMRHRAAWRPDAGIGKTIVSSSMIDRVAAALGRRLFEVPVGFKWFVDGLMDGSLGFVGEESAGASFLRRDGSVWTTDKDGIIPALLSAEITAVTGRDPSQHYQELTRAHGEPIYARMDAPATPAQKAALQRLSPSQVSATELAGEPIREMRTTAPGNDAAFGGLKVQTEGGWFAARPSGTENIYKIYAESFRSEQHLRRIQEEAQAIVAAALADAR; encoded by the coding sequence ATGCCGAACCACCCACGGGCCGGGACGCCCGCCCTCGCGGGCGACCTGGTCGACGTCCCCAAGCTGATCACCGCCTACTACGCCGATCGCCCCGATCCGGCCGTCGCCACGCAGCGCGTCGCCTTCGGCACCTCGGGGCATCGCGGCTCGTCGTTCGACCGCTCCTTCAACGAATGGCACATCGCCGCCATCACGCAGGCGATCTGCCAGTACCGCGCCGCGCAGCGGATCACCGGCCCCCTCTTCCTCGGCCTCGACACGCATGCGCTGTCGGTGCCGGCGGCGGCCACCGCGCTCGAGGTGCTGGCCGCCAACGAGGTCGAGGTCCGCATCGCCCGGGACGACGAGTACACGCCGACCCCGGTGATCTCGCACGCGGTGTTGACCCACAACCGCGGCCGCAGCAGCGGGCTCGCCGACGGCATCGTCGTCACCCCGTCGCACAATCCGCCCGACGGCGGCGGCTTCAAGTACGATCCGCCGAACGGCGGCCCCGCCGACACGACCCTGACGCGCTGGATCGAGGAGACCGCCAACCAGCTCCTCGCCAACGGGCTCAGCGGCGTCCGCCGCGTTCCGCTCGAGCGCGCCCGCCGCGCCGCGACGACGCGCGAACACGACTACGTCGACGCCTACGTGAGCGACCTCGGCGCCGTGCTCGACCTCGACGCGGTGCGGCGCTCCGGCATCCGCCTCGGCGTCGACCCGCTGGGCGGCGCCGGCACCCACTACTGGGCGCGCATCGCCGACCGCTACCGACTCGACCTGACGGTCACCAACGACGCCATCGATCCGACCTTCCGCTTCATGACCCTCGACTGGGACGAGAAGATCCGCATGGATCCGTCGTCGCCCTACGTCATGGCGCGGCTGATCGATCTCAAGGACCGCTTCGACATCGCCTTCGCCTGCGACACCGACCACGATCGCCACGGCATCGTCACCCGGGGCGTCGGCCTGCTGCCGCCGAACAACTACCTGGCGGTGTGCATCGACTACCTCATGCGCCACCGCGCGGCGTGGCGCCCGGATGCCGGCATCGGCAAGACGATCGTCAGCAGCAGCATGATCGACCGCGTCGCGGCGGCGCTCGGCCGCCGCCTGTTCGAGGTCCCGGTCGGCTTCAAGTGGTTCGTCGACGGGCTGATGGACGGCAGCCTCGGCTTCGTCGGCGAGGAGAGCGCCGGCGCCTCGTTCCTGCGCCGCGACGGCTCGGTATGGACCACCGACAAGGATGGCATCATTCCCGCCCTGCTGTCGGCGGAGATCACCGCCGTCACCGGCCGCGATCCCAGCCAGCACTACCAGGAGCTCACCCGCGCCCACGGCGAGCCGATCTACGCCCGCATGGACGCCCCGGCGACGCCGGCGCAGAAGGCGGCGCTGCAGCGGCTGTCGCCCAGCCAGGTGTCGGCCACCGAGCTCGCCGGCGAGCCGATCCGCGAGATGCGCACCACCGCGCCCGGCAACGACGCCGCCTTCGGCGGCCTGAAGGTCCAGACCGAGGGCGGCTGGTTCGCCGCCCGGCCCTCGGGCACCGAGAACATCTACAAGATCTACGCCGAGAGCTTCCGCAGCGAGCAGCACCTGCGCCGCATTCAGGAAGAGGCGCAGGCCATCGTCGCGGCCGCGCTCGCCGACGCGCGCTGA
- a CDS encoding aspartate-semialdehyde dehydrogenase — protein MSGNGKKIAIVGATGAVGEVLLQVLEERRFPVAELRPLASERSAGTTVQFNGRDLPVDLARPEAFDGADFVFFAATGTLSKELAPEAARRGAVAIDKSGTWRMEPSVPLVVPEINPHALAAHQGIVACPNCTTIGFVMALEPIRRAAGLTSVVVTTLQAVSGAGKPGVDELDAQIAAAARGESPVATTFAAPIAFNVVPLCETFRDDGYSTEEVKLLHETRKILEMPTLDVTMTCVRVPVPVGHSATCLIATERPLTPEAARAALAAFPGVRVIDDPAHNAFPTPADVAGRDEVLVGRIRRDLGSDRLWLWEVSDNLRKGAATNAVQIAEEMIRQGLK, from the coding sequence ATGAGCGGCAACGGCAAGAAGATCGCGATCGTCGGTGCGACCGGCGCCGTCGGCGAAGTGCTCCTGCAGGTGCTGGAGGAGCGGCGCTTCCCGGTGGCCGAGCTGCGGCCGCTGGCGAGCGAGCGCTCCGCCGGCACCACCGTCCAGTTCAACGGCCGCGATCTTCCGGTCGACCTGGCGCGCCCGGAGGCCTTCGACGGCGCCGACTTCGTGTTCTTCGCCGCCACCGGCACCCTCTCCAAGGAGCTGGCGCCGGAAGCGGCGCGGCGCGGCGCGGTGGCGATCGACAAGTCCGGCACCTGGCGGATGGAGCCGAGCGTGCCGCTGGTGGTGCCCGAGATCAATCCGCATGCGCTCGCGGCCCACCAGGGCATCGTCGCCTGCCCCAACTGCACCACCATCGGCTTCGTGATGGCGCTCGAACCGATCCGCCGCGCCGCCGGCCTCACCTCGGTCGTGGTGACGACCCTGCAGGCCGTCAGCGGCGCCGGCAAGCCCGGCGTCGACGAGCTCGACGCCCAGATCGCCGCCGCGGCGCGCGGCGAGTCGCCGGTCGCCACCACCTTCGCGGCGCCGATCGCCTTCAACGTCGTGCCGTTGTGCGAGACCTTCCGCGACGACGGCTACTCGACCGAGGAGGTCAAGCTGCTGCACGAGACGCGCAAGATCCTGGAGATGCCGACCCTCGACGTCACCATGACGTGCGTGCGGGTGCCGGTGCCGGTCGGCCACTCGGCGACCTGCCTGATCGCGACCGAGCGCCCGCTGACGCCCGAGGCGGCGCGCGCCGCGCTCGCCGCCTTCCCCGGCGTGCGGGTGATCGACGACCCCGCCCACAACGCCTTTCCCACCCCGGCCGACGTCGCCGGCCGCGACGAGGTGCTGGTCGGCCGCATCCGCCGCGACCTCGGCTCCGACCGCCTGTGGCTGTGGGAGGTCTCCGACAACCTGCGCAAGGGCGCCGCCACCAACGCCGTGCAGATCGCCGAGGAGATGATCCGCCAGGGACTGAAGTAG
- a CDS encoding GAF domain-containing sensor histidine kinase, with product MADRAYASYRRELLSASVPWTAVAVTGVTLLFQLSVAVAAPDRFRAEWVPNLIQLAVPLLAWLAFLGPWRAHPVGVMQCAEIVYTASLIGRLELATTSTSGTSLYVAVKMLATALLVPWGVRVQSISVALTMAMLIGAMALLRPDEAARGAATHVLLGPCIAGLLSIAGAAAADRVRRAVFDRERALAASTADLQDRAAVDEALARVARELIALPDTKRILDRLCHLTSEALQCDASHTYLWDADHRELRAAAGYGDTAEQWETLRVVAYPENMVRDFERRIAREGVIQYRVEDLSGPPSALWRDLGTTVLLCMALRRGDGLIGVQAAEYRGRSDLFAPRALRIAQGIAHLASLALETARLVEELDGANRLKSEFVATMSHELRSPLNIIIGYHELLLDGAFGSLTDRQRDPLRRADRSARELLDLISATLDLSRLEAKRIAVDVSDVAIAELVDEVGREYATGLDRPGLALRWFTGHGLPVLRTDRVKLKMVLKNLVGNAVKFTDTGEVSLSASARDGGIEFAIVDTGVGIPRDAQGMIFEPFRQLEVTRTRLRGGAGLGLYIVKRLLDALGGTISLESEVGRGSVFRVWLPLEAAAPMAGTAAAAAP from the coding sequence GTGGCCGATAGAGCCTACGCGTCGTACCGCCGCGAGCTCCTGAGCGCGAGCGTGCCGTGGACCGCCGTCGCCGTGACCGGCGTCACCCTGCTGTTCCAGTTGAGCGTCGCCGTGGCGGCGCCCGACCGCTTCCGCGCCGAGTGGGTGCCGAACCTCATCCAGCTCGCCGTGCCGCTGCTGGCGTGGCTGGCATTTCTCGGGCCCTGGCGCGCCCACCCGGTCGGCGTGATGCAGTGCGCCGAGATCGTCTACACGGCGTCGCTGATCGGCCGCCTGGAGCTGGCGACCACCTCGACCTCCGGCACCTCGCTGTACGTCGCGGTGAAGATGCTCGCCACCGCGCTGCTGGTGCCGTGGGGGGTGCGGGTGCAGTCGATCTCCGTCGCCCTCACCATGGCGATGCTGATCGGGGCGATGGCGCTGCTGCGGCCGGACGAGGCGGCGCGCGGCGCGGCGACGCACGTGCTGCTCGGGCCGTGCATCGCGGGGCTGCTGTCGATCGCCGGGGCCGCCGCCGCCGACCGCGTGCGCCGGGCGGTCTTCGATCGCGAGCGGGCGCTGGCCGCCTCGACCGCCGACCTGCAGGACCGCGCCGCGGTCGACGAGGCGCTGGCGCGGGTGGCGCGCGAGCTGATCGCGTTGCCCGACACCAAGCGCATCCTCGACCGCCTCTGCCACCTCACCAGCGAGGCGCTGCAGTGCGACGCCAGCCACACCTACCTGTGGGACGCCGACCACCGCGAGCTGCGCGCCGCCGCCGGGTACGGCGACACGGCGGAGCAGTGGGAGACGCTGCGCGTCGTGGCGTATCCGGAGAACATGGTGCGGGACTTCGAGCGCCGGATCGCCCGCGAGGGCGTGATCCAGTACCGCGTCGAGGATCTCTCGGGGCCGCCGTCGGCGCTGTGGCGCGATCTCGGCACCACCGTCCTGCTGTGCATGGCGCTGCGGCGCGGCGACGGCCTGATCGGCGTGCAGGCGGCGGAGTACCGCGGCCGGTCCGACCTCTTCGCACCGCGCGCGTTGCGCATCGCGCAGGGGATCGCGCACCTCGCCTCGCTGGCGCTGGAGACCGCGCGGCTGGTCGAGGAGCTGGACGGGGCCAATCGACTGAAGTCGGAGTTCGTCGCCACGATGTCCCACGAGCTGCGGTCGCCGCTCAACATCATCATCGGCTACCACGAGCTGCTGCTCGACGGCGCCTTCGGGTCGCTCACCGATCGGCAGCGCGACCCGCTGCGGCGCGCCGACCGCAGCGCTCGCGAGTTGCTCGACCTGATCAGCGCCACCCTGGACCTCAGCCGCCTCGAGGCGAAGCGGATCGCGGTCGACGTCAGCGACGTCGCGATCGCCGAGCTGGTGGACGAGGTGGGGCGCGAGTACGCGACGGGGCTCGACCGTCCCGGCCTGGCGCTGCGCTGGTTCACCGGGCACGGCCTGCCGGTTCTGCGCACCGATCGGGTGAAGCTGAAGATGGTGCTCAAGAACCTGGTCGGCAACGCGGTGAAGTTCACCGACACCGGCGAGGTGTCGCTGTCGGCGTCGGCGCGCGACGGCGGCATCGAATTCGCGATCGTCGACACCGGGGTCGGCATCCCGCGCGACGCGCAGGGGATGATCTTCGAGCCGTTCCGCCAGCTCGAGGTGACCCGCACCCGCCTGCGCGGCGGCGCCGGGCTCGGACTCTACATCGTCAAGCGCCTGCTCGACGCCCTCGGCGGGACCATCTCGCTCGAGAGCGAGGTCGGCAGAGGATCGGTGTTCCGGGTGTGGCTGCCGCTCGAGGCGGCGGCGCCGATGGCCGGGACCGCCGCGGCGGCGGCCCCGTAG
- a CDS encoding PKD domain-containing protein, which produces MRFRITRWMPAAAVLMLLAGGNTALWAEDSPQELKQLDKLEGYDSLPKEGSVKKDLEAMPKQPVETIIVWSEASPTRGKAPLAVTFTADPPEGVADPTYTWTFSDGGTASGAKVSHTFDTAGIHKVMLKVTSPKGDLGMDELRVKVTN; this is translated from the coding sequence ATGCGATTCCGGATCACGCGCTGGATGCCGGCGGCAGCGGTGCTGATGCTGCTGGCGGGGGGGAACACCGCCCTGTGGGCCGAGGACAGCCCGCAGGAGCTCAAGCAGCTCGACAAGCTCGAGGGCTACGATTCGCTGCCGAAGGAGGGCTCGGTCAAGAAGGACCTGGAGGCGATGCCCAAGCAGCCGGTGGAGACGATCATCGTCTGGTCCGAGGCATCGCCGACGCGCGGCAAGGCGCCGCTGGCGGTCACCTTCACCGCCGATCCGCCGGAAGGCGTCGCCGATCCGACCTACACCTGGACCTTCAGCGACGGCGGCACCGCCAGCGGCGCGAAGGTCTCGCACACGTTCGACACCGCCGGCATCCACAAGGTGATGCTGAAGGTGACCTCGCCGAAGGGCGACCTCGGCATGGACGAGCTGCGGGTGAAGGTCACGAACTGA